The Anoxybacillus flavithermus genome has a segment encoding these proteins:
- a CDS encoding rod shape-determining protein MreC, translated as MPKFFLNKRLIILLVSIMVLVALIGFSLKERKELSWIEKFTKDTVVFMQSIVHKPAQFVAGFFENVNDLRHTYEENKRLKEHLEQYVLLQSEVESLKKENERLRELLNKKESLRDFVAIQATVIGRNPDRWEETLIVNKGSQHGVKKNMAVITPQGLIGKVRSVSPFSATVQLLSAKDRQNRISAFIQGDENVFGLIEGYDEERETLLLKRIPYDAKIEKGQRVFTSGLGGIFPKGLFIGEVEEVVADEYGLTQIAYIKPAANFYDIDDVIIVKRKMEMSQEEEGQ; from the coding sequence ATGCCGAAGTTTTTCTTAAATAAACGGCTCATTATATTGCTTGTCAGCATCATGGTTCTCGTCGCCCTGATCGGTTTTTCGTTGAAAGAGCGAAAAGAGTTAAGTTGGATAGAAAAATTTACAAAAGACACCGTTGTTTTTATGCAATCGATCGTGCATAAGCCCGCACAGTTTGTTGCGGGCTTCTTTGAAAATGTGAATGATTTGCGCCATACATACGAAGAAAACAAACGTTTAAAAGAGCATTTAGAACAATACGTTCTTTTGCAATCAGAAGTGGAGTCGCTAAAAAAAGAAAACGAACGTTTGCGTGAGCTTTTGAATAAAAAAGAAAGTTTACGTGACTTCGTTGCCATTCAGGCGACAGTCATTGGGCGCAACCCAGATCGTTGGGAAGAGACGTTAATTGTCAATAAAGGATCACAGCACGGTGTGAAAAAAAATATGGCGGTCATTACGCCACAAGGACTAATCGGCAAAGTGCGTAGCGTATCGCCATTTAGCGCAACGGTGCAACTGCTAAGCGCAAAAGATCGGCAAAATCGCATTTCCGCATTTATTCAAGGAGATGAAAACGTATTCGGTTTAATAGAAGGATATGATGAAGAGCGAGAGACGTTGCTACTTAAACGCATTCCATATGACGCGAAAATCGAGAAAGGGCAGCGTGTCTTTACATCAGGACTTGGCGGAATTTTTCCAAAAGGATTGTTTATCGGAGAAGTGGAAGAAGTCGTTGCGGATGAGTACGGGCTTACACAAATTGCCTATATCAAGCCAGCAGCGAATTTTTATGACATTGATGATGTGATCATTGTGAAACGGAAAATGGAAATGTCGCAAGAGGAGGAAGGACAATGA
- a CDS encoding rod shape-determining protein MreD — protein sequence MNRLFLPFLVTVMFLLESIIVQLLSQPLFDVYLLVPRMLLVFIVFITIFIGQTEGMTYGFIFGLLYDVAYTELLGAYAFAFSLIAYLIAKAMNVFHKNAWTASFFAIVAIACVEWYAYAIQLVIGGTTMSVQTFLQARFLPTLFIHTVIILVVAYPLKQMLLKSLEKRDESSPV from the coding sequence ATGAACCGCTTGTTTCTTCCTTTCCTTGTGACCGTGATGTTTTTATTAGAAAGTATTATTGTTCAATTGCTTTCACAGCCATTATTTGATGTTTATTTGCTTGTTCCGCGTATGTTGCTCGTTTTTATCGTGTTTATTACGATTTTTATTGGACAAACAGAAGGAATGACGTACGGATTCATCTTCGGTCTATTATACGATGTAGCATATACGGAACTATTAGGTGCTTATGCTTTTGCCTTTTCGCTCATCGCTTATTTAATTGCAAAGGCGATGAACGTTTTTCATAAAAATGCATGGACGGCTTCTTTTTTTGCCATTGTGGCGATTGCATGTGTCGAATGGTACGCATACGCCATCCAACTCGTTATTGGTGGAACGACCATGTCTGTTCAAACGTTTTTACAAGCACGTTTTTTGCCAACGTTGTTTATTCATACAGTAATCATTTTGGTCGTCGCCTATCCGCTAAAGCAAATGTTATTAAAGTCGCTTGAGAAGCGAGACGAATCGTCGCCAGTGTGA
- a CDS encoding septum site-determining protein MinC, with protein sequence MRSETNRRQCEGIQKKCGEIFIEVKVVAGKEKRAYVSMKGTKEGLTLYLDDTCAYDELLKQVDELLMTTTRDEEGPLVSVHVHVGNRYLTREQEERLRDVIRMKKNLIVHSIVSNVMTKQEALEWKKKNEIVSVAKIIRSGQVLHVEGDLLLIGDVNPGGTVIATGNIFVLGALRGIAHAGYDGNRQAIIAASVMKPTQLRISDVMNRAPDYRADEGNEMECAYIDEHDQIVVDRLQLLMHLRPNLTRLERSF encoded by the coding sequence TTGAGAAGCGAGACGAATCGTCGCCAGTGTGAAGGAATACAAAAAAAATGCGGAGAAATATTCATTGAGGTGAAAGTCGTGGCTGGCAAGGAGAAAAGAGCATATGTGTCGATGAAAGGAACGAAAGAAGGACTGACGTTGTATCTCGACGATACGTGCGCCTATGACGAATTATTAAAACAAGTGGATGAGTTGTTGATGACGACAACTCGCGACGAAGAAGGTCCGCTTGTTTCGGTGCATGTACATGTTGGCAACAGATATTTGACGCGTGAGCAAGAAGAGCGATTGCGCGATGTCATTCGAATGAAAAAAAACTTAATCGTTCACTCGATTGTAAGCAACGTGATGACGAAACAAGAGGCGTTAGAATGGAAGAAGAAAAATGAAATTGTATCTGTCGCAAAAATCATTCGTTCGGGACAAGTGTTACATGTCGAGGGGGACTTGCTTTTAATCGGTGATGTAAATCCTGGCGGAACTGTCATTGCCACAGGAAACATTTTTGTATTAGGGGCGTTACGTGGCATTGCACATGCAGGGTATGATGGAAATCGGCAAGCCATTATCGCTGCGTCAGTTATGAAGCCGACGCAGTTGCGCATTAGCGATGTCATGAATCGGGCGCCAGACTATCGTGCCGACGAAGGAAATGAAATGGAATGCGCGTATATTGATGAACACGATCAAATTGTTGTCGATCGGCTACAACTATTGATGCATTTGCGACCGAATTTAACCCGGTTAGAAAGGAGTTTTTGA
- a CDS encoding septum site-determining protein MinD encodes MGEAIVITSGKGGVGKTTTTANLGTALALLGKRVCLVDTDIGLRNLDVIMGLENRIIYDLVDVVEGRCTVQKALVKDKRFEDRLYLLPAAQTSDKSAVTPEQMKQLIDDLRQDYDYILIDCPAGIEQGYKNAVAGADEAIVVTTPDISAVRDADRIIGLLEKEEHMRRPRLIINRIRSHMLKNHDMLDIDEIVMHLSIDLLGIIVDDEHVIKASNNGEPIVLDPNSKASLAYRNIARRLLGESVPLMSLDDEEQKGFFSKIKKLFSAR; translated from the coding sequence GTGGGAGAAGCGATTGTTATTACTTCTGGTAAAGGCGGCGTTGGCAAAACAACGACGACGGCAAATCTCGGAACGGCGCTTGCTCTTTTAGGAAAGCGCGTCTGTCTTGTTGACACGGACATCGGTTTGCGCAATCTTGACGTTATTATGGGATTAGAAAATCGCATCATTTACGATCTTGTCGATGTTGTTGAAGGACGTTGCACCGTTCAAAAGGCGCTTGTGAAAGATAAGCGATTTGAAGATCGGTTATATTTGTTGCCAGCTGCTCAAACGAGTGACAAATCCGCTGTGACGCCGGAACAAATGAAACAGCTCATTGACGATTTAAGACAAGATTATGATTATATTTTAATTGATTGCCCAGCAGGTATTGAACAAGGATATAAAAATGCTGTCGCGGGGGCAGATGAAGCAATTGTTGTCACGACTCCGGATATTTCCGCTGTTCGTGATGCCGACCGAATTATCGGTTTGCTTGAAAAAGAAGAGCATATGAGACGACCACGTTTAATTATTAACCGCATTCGCAGCCATATGTTGAAAAATCATGATATGTTAGATATTGATGAAATTGTCATGCACTTATCGATTGATTTACTCGGCATTATCGTTGATGACGAACATGTGATTAAAGCGTCAAACAATGGCGAGCCGATCGTTCTCGATCCGAATAGTAAAGCGTCCCTGGCGTATCGCAACATCGCCCGTCGCCTTCTTGGTGAATCGGTGCCGCTTATGTCGCTTGATGATGAAGAACAAAAAGGCTTTTTCTCGAAAATAAAAAAACTGTTTAGCGCTCGTTAG
- a CDS encoding peptidase M23 — translation MSDRIEHIRKRMAKRKKERERYVQTMLTNWSEDEKYGNPTVVTYDGDREPPLFRKDIFLLKSFLAAMLFFSVAILFRYDSPKMEEARTFVKQVMEKDFQFATVAQWYENTFGKPLAFFQTKKQQETAATAYAFPASARVVETFEHNGQGVVIETDQAIQAVEEGIVVFAGVKEPYGKTVIIQHADGSETWYGKLSAISVKLYDFIEAGKEVGKAEANNQKGVFYFAIKQGDRFIDPVQVISFE, via the coding sequence GTGAGCGATCGAATTGAACATATTCGAAAACGAATGGCCAAGCGGAAAAAGGAGCGGGAACGTTACGTTCAAACGATGTTGACGAATTGGAGCGAAGATGAAAAATACGGGAATCCGACTGTTGTGACGTATGACGGGGATCGGGAGCCGCCGCTGTTTCGTAAAGATATATTTTTATTGAAAAGTTTTTTGGCGGCGATGTTATTTTTTAGTGTTGCCATTTTGTTTCGATATGATTCTCCAAAAATGGAAGAAGCACGCACATTCGTCAAACAAGTGATGGAAAAAGATTTTCAATTTGCGACCGTTGCGCAATGGTATGAAAACACATTCGGTAAGCCGCTTGCGTTTTTTCAAACAAAAAAACAACAAGAGACAGCCGCTACAGCGTATGCCTTCCCTGCTTCAGCGCGTGTTGTAGAAACATTCGAACATAATGGACAAGGCGTTGTCATTGAAACCGACCAAGCCATTCAAGCAGTCGAAGAAGGGATTGTCGTGTTTGCCGGTGTGAAAGAACCATACGGAAAAACGGTCATTATTCAACATGCGGACGGAAGCGAAACGTGGTATGGAAAATTATCAGCTATTTCTGTAAAGTTGTATGATTTTATTGAGGCGGGGAAAGAAGTAGGAAAGGCGGAAGCGAATAATCAGAAAGGTGTATTTTATTTTGCCATTAAACAAGGGGATCGTTTTATTGACCCGGTTCAGGTGATTTCCTTTGAATAA
- a CDS encoding stage IV sporulation protein FB, translating to MNKWVSIFMNIHIHPLFWLVALIAVMTAQFQTLLLLFWIVLWHELGHVAAAHLFSWRVKRVLLLPFGGVAEMDEHGNRPFHEELIVILAGPFQHICIFLVAYIAHHMNVLSVDLYRQLLEYNLSILLINLLPIWPLDGGKLMFLYRTARTSFRRAHEQTLYASFFFLMIYVIALLIFAPTHMNLWIIGLFLAHAIWFEWKQRTYVWIRFLLERYYGKRMEYRSLKRLVVDANAPLFRVLLLFHRGKKHAIIVKKNQTEMELDENELLYAYFHEKRTNEPIGHFIYTY from the coding sequence TTGAATAAGTGGGTATCTATATTTATGAATATTCATATTCACCCGCTCTTTTGGCTCGTTGCGTTGATAGCCGTCATGACTGCACAATTTCAGACGCTCCTTCTACTATTTTGGATTGTGCTTTGGCACGAACTCGGGCATGTTGCAGCAGCCCATTTGTTTTCATGGCGTGTGAAACGCGTTCTACTCTTACCGTTTGGTGGGGTAGCGGAAATGGATGAGCATGGGAATCGTCCGTTTCATGAAGAGTTAATCGTCATATTGGCAGGTCCTTTTCAACATATATGTATTTTTTTAGTTGCTTACATCGCTCATCATATGAACGTATTATCAGTGGATTTGTATCGACAGTTGCTAGAATACAACTTATCCATTTTACTCATTAACTTATTGCCGATTTGGCCGCTTGATGGAGGAAAGCTAATGTTCCTTTATCGCACAGCGCGTACATCGTTTCGACGTGCGCATGAACAAACGCTTTATGCTTCTTTCTTTTTTTTAATGATTTATGTGATTGCTTTATTGATCTTTGCACCGACGCACATGAATTTATGGATCATTGGTCTTTTTTTGGCGCATGCTATTTGGTTTGAATGGAAGCAACGAACGTACGTATGGATCCGTTTCTTACTTGAACGTTACTACGGAAAACGAATGGAATATCGGTCGTTAAAGCGTCTTGTCGTTGATGCAAATGCTCCGTTATTTCGCGTTCTTCTTTTGTTTCATCGCGGAAAAAAACATGCGATTATCGTAAAGAAAAATCAAACGGAAATGGAGCTCGATGAAAACGAATTGTTGTATGCATATTTTCATGAGAAACGAACAAATGAACCGATCGGCCATTTCATTTATACGTATTGA
- a CDS encoding 50S ribosomal protein L21 produces the protein MYAIIETGGKQIKVQEGQAIYIEKIDAAEGETVTFDKVLFVGGENVKVGNPTVAGATVTAKVEKHGRQKKIIVFKYKPKKNYRRKQGHRQPYTKVVIEKINA, from the coding sequence ATGTACGCGATTATTGAAACTGGTGGAAAACAAATTAAAGTACAAGAAGGCCAAGCGATTTACATCGAGAAAATCGATGCAGCAGAAGGCGAAACTGTAACATTTGACAAAGTGTTATTTGTAGGTGGCGAAAACGTAAAAGTTGGCAATCCTACAGTCGCTGGCGCAACAGTAACGGCGAAAGTTGAAAAACATGGTCGTCAAAAGAAGATCATCGTTTTCAAATATAAGCCAAAGAAAAACTATCGTCGTAAACAAGGTCATCGCCAACCATACACAAAAGTTGTTATCGAAAAAATTAACGCATAA
- a CDS encoding 50S ribosomal protein L27 → MLRLDLQFFASKKGVGSTKNGRDSIAKRLGAKRADGQFVTGGSILYRQRGTKIYPGLNVGRGGDDTLYAKVDGIVRFERMGRDRKKVSVYPVVKEA, encoded by the coding sequence ATGTTGCGTTTAGATCTTCAGTTTTTCGCATCGAAAAAAGGGGTAGGTTCAACAAAGAACGGTCGTGATTCGATCGCAAAACGTCTTGGCGCGAAGCGTGCAGACGGTCAATTCGTTACAGGCGGTTCGATTCTTTATCGTCAACGCGGAACAAAAATTTACCCAGGATTAAACGTAGGCCGCGGTGGCGACGACACACTTTATGCGAAAGTTGACGGCATCGTTCGCTTCGAGCGCATGGGTCGCGATCGTAAAAAAGTGAGCGTTTATCCTGTTGTAAAAGAAGCATAA
- a CDS encoding sporulation protein, with amino-acid sequence MMEKRWTIVEALRHSRHDWLNKIQLIKGNLSLQRMDRVNEIIQQIIIEAEHEAKLTNLQAERFAELLMTYHWQARHIQLEYEVLGEPRSLHAYDHMLVTWCQTFLYMLEECSSPHVENYVTITIDLTGKDVRLFFDYRGMLHKLEAVQAWIQKHSQYEALSLYEYVIQEHELTICATISSF; translated from the coding sequence ATGATGGAGAAGCGGTGGACAATTGTAGAAGCGTTGCGTCATTCCAGGCACGACTGGCTCAATAAAATTCAGCTCATTAAAGGGAATTTATCTTTGCAACGGATGGATCGCGTGAATGAGATTATTCAACAAATTATCATTGAGGCAGAACATGAAGCGAAGCTAACGAATTTACAAGCAGAGAGGTTCGCTGAATTGCTTATGACGTACCATTGGCAAGCTCGTCATATTCAACTAGAGTATGAAGTGTTAGGAGAGCCACGCTCGCTACATGCATACGATCATATGCTCGTTACATGGTGTCAAACATTTTTATATATGCTTGAGGAATGTTCTTCTCCACATGTTGAAAACTATGTAACGATTACGATCGATTTAACAGGAAAAGATGTGCGCTTATTTTTTGACTATCGCGGCATGCTTCACAAACTCGAAGCGGTGCAAGCATGGATTCAAAAACATAGTCAATATGAGGCGCTCTCGCTTTATGAATATGTCATTCAAGAACATGAACTAACGATATGTGCAACTATTTCATCTTTTTAA
- a CDS encoding GTPase ObgE, with protein MFVDQVKIYVKGGDGGNGMVAFRREKYVPKGGPAGGDGGKGGDVVFVVDEGLRTLMDFRYQRHFKAPRGEHGMSKNQHGKNAEDLIVKVPPGTVVIDDETKEVIADLTEHGQRFVVAKGGRGGRGNTRFATASNPAPEIAENGEPGQERYVTLELKLLADVGLVGFPSVGKSTLLSVVSAAKPKIADYHFTTIVPNLGVVETEDGRSFVMADLPGLIEGAHQGVGLGHQFLRHIERTRVIVHVIDMAAIEGRDPYEDYVVINEELKQYNLRLTERPQIIVANKMDMPNAEEHLQQFKQKLNEDVPIFPISAVTRQGIRELLFAIADLLETTPEFPLYPQEEEAIHRVVYKLEKEEAPFHITRDDDGTFILSGEKIEKLFKMTDFSREESVRRFARQLRSLGVDDALRARGAKDGDIVKLLNYEFEFVD; from the coding sequence ATGTTTGTTGATCAAGTGAAAATATATGTGAAAGGTGGCGACGGCGGAAACGGAATGGTCGCGTTTCGGCGTGAAAAATACGTTCCAAAAGGTGGCCCTGCTGGGGGAGATGGTGGAAAAGGTGGCGATGTCGTATTTGTTGTTGATGAAGGATTACGTACATTAATGGATTTTCGCTACCAGCGCCATTTTAAAGCGCCACGTGGCGAACACGGTATGTCGAAAAATCAACACGGAAAAAACGCCGAAGATTTAATTGTCAAAGTGCCACCGGGAACAGTTGTCATTGATGACGAAACGAAAGAAGTCATCGCTGATTTAACAGAACATGGACAACGATTTGTCGTAGCAAAAGGTGGTCGTGGTGGACGAGGAAATACTCGATTTGCAACCGCATCGAATCCGGCGCCAGAAATTGCTGAAAACGGTGAGCCGGGACAAGAACGATACGTGACGTTAGAATTAAAACTGCTTGCTGATGTGGGACTTGTCGGTTTTCCAAGCGTCGGTAAGTCGACGTTACTGTCCGTCGTTTCCGCAGCGAAACCGAAAATCGCAGACTATCATTTTACAACGATCGTTCCCAACCTAGGTGTCGTTGAAACGGAAGATGGACGCAGTTTTGTGATGGCGGATTTACCAGGTCTTATTGAAGGAGCGCACCAAGGCGTTGGACTTGGGCATCAATTTTTACGTCATATTGAACGAACGCGTGTCATTGTGCACGTGATTGATATGGCTGCCATCGAAGGACGAGATCCGTACGAAGATTATGTCGTTATTAACGAAGAATTAAAACAATATAATTTACGTTTAACAGAGCGACCACAAATTATTGTGGCGAATAAAATGGATATGCCAAATGCAGAGGAACATTTGCAACAGTTCAAACAAAAATTAAATGAAGATGTGCCGATTTTTCCAATTTCAGCAGTCACTCGCCAAGGGATTCGTGAACTGTTATTTGCGATTGCCGACTTGCTTGAAACGACGCCAGAATTTCCGCTCTATCCACAAGAGGAAGAAGCGATTCATCGCGTCGTTTACAAGCTTGAAAAAGAAGAAGCTCCGTTTCATATTACGCGCGATGATGACGGGACGTTTATTTTATCTGGAGAAAAGATTGAAAAACTGTTTAAAATGACCGATTTTTCACGCGAAGAGTCCGTGCGTCGTTTTGCGCGTCAGTTGCGTTCACTTGGGGTGGACGATGCATTGCGCGCTCGCGGAGCAAAAGATGGAGATATTGTCAAACTGTTGAATTACGAATTTGAATTTGTTGATTAA
- a CDS encoding ACT domain-containing protein: protein MDKKFYLVREDVLPEAMKKVLAAKELIERKKVDSVADAVQLVDVSRSVFYKYRDAVFPFHTMVREKIITLFFHLEDRSGTLSKLLSVVAAANCNVLTIHQTIPLQGRANVTLSISTSEMTMTMDELLSQLKQLPFVEKVEILGSGA, encoded by the coding sequence GTGGATAAAAAGTTTTACTTAGTGCGGGAAGATGTGTTGCCTGAGGCGATGAAAAAAGTATTGGCTGCAAAAGAATTAATTGAACGAAAAAAAGTCGATTCCGTCGCTGACGCTGTGCAACTTGTCGATGTTAGCCGAAGCGTTTTTTACAAATATCGCGACGCCGTTTTTCCATTTCATACGATGGTTCGTGAAAAAATTATTACGCTTTTTTTTCATTTAGAAGACCGCTCAGGCACCCTTTCAAAGCTATTAAGCGTTGTTGCAGCAGCCAATTGCAACGTCCTTACGATTCACCAAACGATTCCGCTTCAAGGGCGTGCAAACGTGACGCTATCGATCAGTACAAGCGAGATGACAATGACAATGGATGAGTTACTTTCGCAATTAAAACAGCTACCTTTCGTTGAAAAAGTAGAGATTCTCGGTTCAGGGGCGTAG
- a CDS encoding prephenate dehydratase, translating into MKIGYLGPKGTFTHAAVEAVFPHIPNVPYHTIPQCMDAVRDGEVELAVVPLENALEGSVNLTIDYLIHECNLPIVGEIIAPIEQHLLVHPSQLDDWKHIKRIYSHSHAIAQCHKFLHRHLKHATYEYVTSTSAAAKYVSEHPKENIAAIGNRLAAKQYGLAIAKENIHDYDYNHTRFIVLHRERCLLPVKDQEDGFKTTLMVMLPKDQAGALHQVLSAFAWRKLNLTKIESRPAKTGLGNYFFIIDIDQKMDDVLIPGAIAELEALGCTVQLLGSYPYYTVKKTSLV; encoded by the coding sequence GTGAAAATCGGATATTTAGGGCCAAAAGGGACGTTTACGCATGCGGCGGTTGAAGCGGTTTTTCCTCATATTCCGAACGTTCCGTATCATACGATTCCGCAATGCATGGACGCTGTCCGTGACGGCGAAGTGGAGCTTGCCGTCGTTCCGTTAGAAAATGCGCTTGAAGGTTCCGTCAATTTGACGATTGATTATTTAATTCACGAATGTAATTTGCCGATTGTAGGGGAAATTATCGCACCGATTGAGCAACATTTGCTCGTTCATCCGTCTCAATTGGACGATTGGAAGCACATTAAACGTATTTATTCTCATTCACATGCGATTGCACAATGTCATAAATTTTTACATCGCCATTTAAAGCATGCCACGTACGAATACGTCACTTCAACAAGTGCAGCAGCTAAATATGTAAGCGAGCATCCGAAAGAAAATATTGCAGCGATTGGCAATCGTCTAGCTGCAAAACAATACGGTTTAGCGATTGCGAAAGAAAACATTCATGATTATGACTACAACCATACGCGCTTTATCGTATTGCACCGTGAACGCTGTTTATTGCCTGTAAAAGATCAAGAAGACGGATTTAAAACAACGTTGATGGTTATGTTGCCAAAAGATCAAGCAGGAGCGCTTCATCAAGTGTTATCGGCATTTGCATGGCGAAAGCTCAACTTAACAAAAATTGAGTCAAGACCAGCGAAAACAGGCTTAGGGAACTACTTTTTCATTATTGATATCGATCAAAAAATGGATGACGTTTTAATTCCGGGAGCAATTGCGGAGCTAGAAGCGCTCGGCTGTACAGTGCAACTATTAGGCAGCTATCCATATTATACCGTAAAAAAAACATCCCTCGTGTAA
- a CDS encoding transcription repressor NadR, translating to MKKERKLLGEERRALILQWLKENQRPMTGTELANKTNVSRQVIVQDISLLKARNEPIIATSQGYLYLSPSSTHMYTRVVACCHTPEQTKDELYTIVDHGVTVKDVKIEHPVYGDLTASIMVSNRLEVDEFIRKINETKSAYLSQLTDGVHLHTLEADRVEKLDEACAALKQAGFLIE from the coding sequence ATGAAAAAAGAGAGAAAATTACTTGGGGAGGAACGACGAGCGCTTATTTTGCAATGGCTAAAAGAGAACCAGCGCCCGATGACAGGGACTGAATTAGCCAATAAAACAAACGTCAGTCGTCAAGTTATCGTTCAAGATATTTCGCTATTAAAAGCAAGAAACGAACCAATTATCGCAACAAGCCAAGGATATTTATATTTATCGCCTTCTTCTACTCACATGTATACGCGCGTAGTTGCTTGTTGTCATACGCCAGAACAAACAAAAGACGAACTGTACACGATTGTCGATCATGGCGTTACTGTTAAAGATGTCAAAATTGAACATCCCGTATACGGTGACTTAACAGCGTCGATTATGGTCAGCAATCGGTTAGAAGTCGATGAATTTATTCGAAAAATTAACGAAACGAAATCTGCCTATTTATCTCAACTGACAGATGGTGTGCATTTGCATACGCTTGAAGCAGATCGTGTAGAAAAGCTCGATGAAGCATGTGCAGCTTTAAAACAAGCAGGATTTTTAATCGAATAA
- a CDS encoding cysteine desulfurase (catalyzes the removal of elemental sulfur from cysteine to produce alanine; involved in NAD biosynthesis) yields MIYLDHAATTPMSEEALAVYVESAKKYFGNASSLHDIGTAANELLTVCRKQIAQLVGGEEKGIYFTSGGTEANVLAIRSLAYAHRHKGKHIITSSVEHASVHAVCAQLEQEGFTVTYVPVDRFGQVNIEALERALTEETILVSIQHANSEIGTIQPLKQIGELLKKKQTIFHSDCVQTFGKIPIDVKQFHLDSISISSHKIYGPKGVGAVYINPRVPWHMSLPNTTHEGGFRPGTVNVPGIASFTTAALEIEKKRTTAQHHMNKLRRYFVEQIVQKQLPITVFEHPTDQLPQIVGCLVHGFEGQYVMLHCNRHGIAISTGSACQVGKQAPSKTMIAIGKEDDEAKQFIRLSFGVHTTKSEIEAVVSALEQLQKERMST; encoded by the coding sequence ATGATTTATTTAGATCACGCTGCAACAACACCGATGAGTGAAGAAGCGTTAGCTGTTTATGTAGAAAGCGCGAAAAAATATTTTGGAAACGCAAGCAGTCTCCATGACATCGGAACAGCGGCAAATGAGTTGCTTACCGTTTGCCGAAAACAAATCGCTCAACTCGTTGGAGGAGAAGAAAAGGGGATATATTTCACAAGCGGTGGGACGGAGGCAAACGTCCTTGCTATTCGTTCGCTCGCCTATGCCCATCGTCACAAAGGAAAACATATTATTACATCAAGCGTTGAACACGCTTCCGTCCATGCGGTATGCGCCCAGCTAGAACAAGAAGGATTCACCGTCACGTACGTTCCTGTCGATCGTTTTGGACAAGTAAATATTGAAGCGCTTGAACGGGCGTTGACAGAAGAAACGATTCTTGTATCTATTCAACATGCGAATTCTGAAATTGGCACAATTCAACCATTAAAGCAAATTGGTGAATTGTTAAAGAAAAAACAAACTATCTTTCATAGCGATTGTGTACAAACTTTTGGTAAAATACCGATAGATGTGAAACAGTTCCATCTCGATAGCATATCCATCTCTAGCCATAAAATTTACGGTCCGAAAGGGGTTGGAGCTGTTTATATCAACCCACGCGTCCCTTGGCACATGTCGTTACCAAACACAACACATGAAGGCGGATTTCGACCGGGAACGGTCAACGTCCCCGGCATCGCTTCTTTTACAACGGCAGCTCTTGAAATCGAAAAAAAGCGCACAACAGCGCAACACCATATGAATAAATTGCGTCGCTATTTTGTTGAGCAAATCGTTCAAAAACAACTGCCGATAACTGTTTTTGAGCATCCGACTGACCAATTGCCACAAATTGTAGGCTGTCTCGTTCACGGCTTTGAAGGACAATATGTCATGTTGCACTGCAATCGTCACGGAATAGCCATTTCAACAGGAAGCGCATGTCAAGTCGGAAAACAAGCTCCTTCAAAAACGATGATCGCGATCGGCAAGGAGGACGATGAAGCGAAGCAATTCATTCGTCTTTCATTTGGTGTGCATACAACAAAAAGCGAAATCGAAGCCGTTGTTTCTGCACTTGAACAGCTTCAAAAAGAAAGGATGTCAACATGA